One stretch of Callospermophilus lateralis isolate mCalLat2 chromosome 11, mCalLat2.hap1, whole genome shotgun sequence DNA includes these proteins:
- the LOC143642326 gene encoding proline-rich acidic protein 1-like, with amino-acid sequence MCPSTQPLNSSAHNCDSLSQAPIRNKGKNEQDVERAWGIQAVETLKKDGQLVGLPPMLKLKLAASEEKHPGPKAWVQTEDILGCFWIPQQGPELDLDSLYHPPVEEVQGKERPWSPVLLPHQVLEGPEEDLDHIHHPMEDSREP; translated from the exons ATGTGTCCTTCAACCCAGCCCCTGAATAGCAGTGCTCACAACTGTGACTCGCTCTCTCAGGCCCCTATCAGGAACAAGGGAAAAAATGAGCAGGACGTGGAAAG GGCCTGGGGCATCCAAGCTGTAGAGACTCTGAAGAAGGATGGTCAGTTGGTGGGGCTGCCCCCAATGCTGAAGCTGAAGCTTGCAGCCTCTGAGGAGAAGCACCCAG GCCCCAAAGCATGGGTGCAGACTGAGGACATCTTGGGCTGTTTTTGGATCCCACAGCAGGGTCCTGAACTGGATCTTGACAGTCTGTACCACCCTCCAGTGGAGGAGGTTCAGGGCAAAGAAAGGCCCTGGTCCCCAGTGCTGCTGCCTCACCAGGTGCTCGAGGGACCAGAGGAAGACCTAGACCACATCCACCACCCTATGGAGGACTCCAGGGAACCCTGA
- the LOC143410635 gene encoding LOW QUALITY PROTEIN: olfactory receptor 287-like (The sequence of the model RefSeq protein was modified relative to this genomic sequence to represent the inferred CDS: deleted 1 base in 1 codon; substituted 1 base at 1 genomic stop codon), which produces MKGGCAGLCYGSANEAAARRPTSLPGWWTLLVYSQEEDSKEDGEGPVPGFLSPLPGYLVARHNDTVWSQGQNMSTQGPFIILGFPGPKSLCVGLFLLFLVMYVLTVAGNLAIISLVMAHRRLQTPMCFFLCNLPSFLEIWFTMACVPKTLDIFASQVGAISMAGCAAXMYFVFSLGCTEYFLLAAMAYDRYLAICLPLRYGGIMMPGLAACLALGSWLYGFSAIVAPTALIARLSFCDSRVINHFFCDIAPWIVLSCTDTQVVELASFSIAFCVILGSCRITLVSYVHIIVTIFRIPCSQGRHHAFSTCSSHLSVVLIWYGCTIFLHVRTSVESSLELTKAVTVLNTIVTPVLNPFIYTLRNRDVKEALHRTISGK; this is translated from the exons ATGAAAGGCGGCTGTGCAGGACTGTGCTACGGATCTGCAAATGAGGCGGCAGCCAGAAGACCCACGAGCCTTCCTGGGTGGTGGACTCTGCTGGTTTACAGTCAGGAAGAGG ACTCCAAAGAGGATGGGGAAGGGCCAGTGCCTGGGTTCCTCAGCCCCCTTCCTGGCTACCTGGTTGCCCGACACAATGATACGGTCTGGAGCCAAGGCCAGAACATGTCCACGCAGGGACCCTTCATCATTTTGGGTTTCCCGGGGCCCAAGAGCCTGTGTGTGGGGCTCTTCTTGCTCTTCCTGGTCATGTACGTGCTCACTGTGGCTGGGAATCTGGCCATCATCTCCCTGGTCATGGCCCACCGCCGCCTCCAGACACCCATGTGCTTCTTCCTGTGCaacctc ccttccttcctggaGATCTGGTTCACCATGGCCTGTGTGCCCAAGACACTGGACATCTTCGCCTCTCAGGTTGGAGCCATCTCCATGGCAGGCTGTGCTGCATAGATGTACTTTGTCTTCTCGCTGGGTTGCACCGAGTACTTCCTGCTGGCCGCGATGGCATATGACCGCTATCTGGCCATCTGCCTGCCACTGCGCTATGGCGGCATCATGATGCCTGGCCTGGCGGCGTGCCTCGCGCTGGGCTCCTGGCTGTATGGCTTCTCCGCCATCGTGGCACCCACCGCACTCATCGCACGCCTCTCCTTCTGCGACTCACGCGTCATCAACCACTTCTTCTGCGACATAGCGCCCTGGATCGTGCTGTCCTGCACCGACACGCAGGTGGTGGAGCTGGCGTCCTTCAGCATCGCCTTCTGTGTCATCCTGGGCTCCTGCCGCATCACGCTGGTCTCCTATGTCCACATCATTGTCACCATCTTCAGGATCCCGTGTTCACAGGGCCGGCACCACGCTTTCTCCACCTGCTCATCCCATCTCTCAGTGGTGCTCATCTGGTACGGCTGCACCATCTTCCTGCATGTGAGGACCTCGGTGGAGAGCTCCCTGGAACTGACCAAGGCTGTCACGGTGCTCAACACCATCGTCACACCAGTGCTGAACCCCTTCATATACACTCTGAGGAACAGGGATGTGAAGGAGGCTCTGCACAGGACCATAAGTGGGAAGTGA